A window of Lysobacterales bacterium contains these coding sequences:
- a CDS encoding high-potential iron-sulfur protein — protein MSCNRRQFIKTAGSGALALAVVAVARPVPAGAQDALPLLGEDEPTARALGYVDDVAKVPASEPLLKPDAICANCLHYKGAETDPVAPCALFPGKAVPARAWCKAWVIKPA, from the coding sequence ATGTCGTGCAACCGCCGCCAGTTCATCAAGACCGCCGGCTCGGGCGCCCTCGCCCTTGCCGTGGTCGCCGTCGCCCGCCCCGTCCCGGCCGGCGCGCAGGATGCGCTTCCCCTGCTCGGCGAGGACGAACCGACCGCCAGGGCGCTGGGCTACGTCGATGACGTCGCCAAGGTGCCGGCGAGCGAACCGCTGCTGAAGCCGGACGCCATCTGCGCCAACTGCCTGCACTACAAGGGCGCCGAGACCGACCCCGTGGCGCCCTGCGCGCTGTTCCCGGGCAAGGCGGTGCCAGCCCGCGCCTGGTGCAAGGCCTGGGTGATCAAGCCCGCCTGA
- a CDS encoding DUF4412 domain-containing protein — MTLRPLAAMLALALPAATALADARISFQATEGGGAAIQGLLIGHGKVRSDTDGNVSVIMNPADGSMTMLDHGKREFTRLGRTEMEQMSGALNDAMAQLESAMANMPPEVRAQMQGMVGGALPGAGGEAMVRVVDTGQRDRVAGHSCTIYRTQVQGRTVNESCMGDASVLSGLSAADRATLDGVMAMTRDMVESMASGPLAQFADMTPFKQGQIPLRVTDLDGGRRATSEFAGIDNARLPADLFQVPSGYREQKIEMPRMGRR, encoded by the coding sequence ATGACCCTTCGACCGCTCGCCGCCATGCTCGCGCTGGCCCTGCCGGCCGCCACCGCGCTGGCCGATGCCCGTATCAGTTTCCAGGCCACCGAAGGCGGTGGCGCCGCCATCCAGGGCCTGCTGATCGGCCATGGCAAGGTGCGCAGCGACACCGACGGCAACGTCAGCGTGATCATGAATCCCGCCGATGGCAGCATGACCATGCTCGACCATGGCAAGCGTGAGTTCACCCGCCTCGGCCGTACCGAGATGGAGCAGATGAGCGGCGCGCTGAACGACGCCATGGCGCAGCTCGAGTCGGCCATGGCCAACATGCCGCCGGAGGTCCGTGCCCAGATGCAGGGCATGGTCGGCGGCGCCCTGCCGGGCGCAGGGGGCGAGGCCATGGTCAGGGTGGTCGACACCGGCCAGCGCGACCGGGTCGCCGGCCATTCGTGCACCATCTACCGCACTCAGGTGCAAGGACGCACCGTCAACGAGTCCTGCATGGGCGATGCATCGGTCCTGTCGGGCCTGTCTGCCGCCGACCGCGCGACCCTGGATGGCGTCATGGCCATGACCCGGGACATGGTCGAGTCCATGGCCAGCGGCCCGCTTGCGCAGTTCGCCGACATGACGCCGTTCAAGCAGGGGCAGATCCCCCTGCGGGTCACCGACCTGGACGGCGGTCGCCGGGCCACCTCGGAATTCGCGGGCATCGACAACGCCCGCCTGCCGGCCGACCTGTTCCAGGTGCCCTCAGGTTACCGCGAGCAGAAGATCGAAATGCCGCGCATGGGCCGGCGCTGA
- a CDS encoding VWA domain-containing protein encodes MKTQILALAAFAAGTALALPASARADANVVLVLDASGSMWGQIDGRTKIEIARDAVAGLVADWPAGDRLGLVAYGHRRKGDCADIETLIEPAPLDAGAFLGRVNALNPTGMTPLSAAVVHAADLLRSSEQKATVILVSDGEETCNLDPCEVGRELGQRGVDFTAHVIGFDVADPAHQAQLRCLAENTGGRYFNATDARELAGALGSLAAATTQPALPPASASLSAPAQATVASWIEVAWQGPGDEGDYIALYQGDREASYAWLETGMQTVRLRTATTTGPFELRYVSPRRSNPVLARQPITLVEAVAAIEAPTQAMAGSMVDFRARGPGNAGHWIGFAQAGAGADVHLAYAWIEADEAAYRLRAPAVPGDYELRVVLAGDATQIAARQPVRVTAAQARIAGPAEGSAGGQVEVEAEGPDGVGHWLSVAPAGSEPGTYREFAYYEPGTRSYRLALPEQAGEYELRFVLAGETGDQVIASQPIRVR; translated from the coding sequence ATGAAGACGCAGATTCTCGCGCTGGCGGCGTTCGCCGCCGGTACCGCCCTCGCGCTGCCCGCCAGCGCCCGCGCCGACGCCAACGTGGTGCTGGTGCTGGACGCCTCCGGATCCATGTGGGGGCAGATCGACGGCCGCACGAAGATCGAGATCGCCCGCGACGCGGTCGCCGGCCTGGTCGCCGACTGGCCGGCCGGCGATCGCCTCGGGCTGGTCGCCTACGGGCACCGGCGCAAGGGCGACTGCGCCGACATCGAGACCCTGATCGAGCCCGCGCCGCTCGATGCCGGCGCCTTCCTCGGGCGGGTCAACGCACTCAACCCCACCGGCATGACGCCGCTGTCCGCGGCGGTCGTGCACGCCGCCGACCTGTTGCGCAGTTCCGAGCAGAAGGCCACGGTCATCCTCGTTTCCGACGGCGAGGAGACCTGCAATCTCGACCCCTGCGAGGTCGGCCGCGAGCTCGGGCAGCGCGGCGTCGACTTCACCGCCCACGTGATCGGCTTCGACGTCGCCGACCCGGCGCACCAGGCGCAATTGCGCTGCCTGGCCGAGAACACCGGCGGCCGCTACTTCAACGCGACCGATGCAAGGGAACTGGCCGGCGCCCTGGGCAGCCTGGCCGCGGCCACCACGCAACCGGCCCTGCCGCCGGCCAGCGCCAGCCTGTCGGCGCCCGCGCAGGCGACCGTGGCGAGCTGGATCGAGGTGGCCTGGCAGGGGCCGGGCGACGAGGGCGACTACATCGCGCTGTACCAGGGCGATCGCGAGGCCAGCTATGCCTGGCTCGAGACGGGTATGCAGACGGTCCGCCTGCGCACCGCCACGACCACCGGCCCCTTCGAGCTGCGCTACGTCAGCCCGCGCCGTTCCAACCCGGTGCTGGCCCGGCAGCCGATCACCCTGGTCGAGGCGGTCGCCGCCATCGAGGCGCCGACGCAGGCCATGGCCGGCAGCATGGTGGACTTCCGCGCGCGCGGTCCGGGCAACGCCGGGCACTGGATCGGCTTCGCGCAAGCGGGAGCAGGCGCCGACGTCCACCTGGCCTACGCCTGGATCGAAGCCGACGAGGCCGCCTACCGGCTGCGCGCCCCGGCCGTGCCGGGCGACTACGAGCTGCGCGTGGTGCTGGCCGGCGACGCCACGCAGATCGCCGCACGCCAGCCGGTGCGGGTGACCGCGGCGCAGGCGCGCATCGCCGGCCCCGCCGAGGGCAGCGCCGGCGGGCAGGTCGAGGTCGAGGCCGAGGGGCCGGACGGTGTGGGTCACTGGCTCAGCGTCGCGCCGGCCGGCAGCGAGCCGGGAACGTACCGGGAATTCGCCTACTACGAGCCCGGTACCCGGTCCTACCGTCTGGCCCTGCCCGAACAGGCCGGCGAGTACGAGCTGCGCTTCGTGCTGGCCGGCGAGACCGGCGACCAGGTGATCGCCAGCCAGCCGATCCGGGTGCGCTGA
- a CDS encoding aspartyl protease family protein — protein MSRPNRPVPPWMGLLLLGLLALPAAARDPATVPVWPDRARAAPGMSPPPDLRVLASEGRLLAGGLEGRWQGWVDLVDGRSRSGYVLGPIEGGEGFDGEVRWSRSGEQVTAVDSAEARARARSDAWLARRGWLTADGARYGSATTVAEDGQAWTRVEAVPEEGQPVVLWFDADGRPGRIDQGEGRDARRTQWLDWREVAGLQVPFHVVSTGDDPRSRAELIVERAAPAPADTDLDMPGQRPGDFRFEGAEGCSELAFELLNNHIYVEAAIDDRPVRLLFDTGGVNLLTPQAARRLGLGVQGQLAGRGVGEQTVDVGLARAGKLALGGFVLDAPMFYVMDLGDLPAVEGLEFDGLVGYEVFHRVGVRIDYGARRLLLVDSARQAPLPDAVAVPFALEERIPVVQGSIDGRPATLSIDTGSRSALSVHAPFVREHGLIEAYGARFETVTGWGVGGPSQGWPVRVGEVRLGTVAVPDLAADLITRETGALANAAISANVGSGLLRRFVVEFDYPNRRMYLSPGSEHGLRERHDRAGAWLMRDGDALRIAALAPDGPMQRAGLAVDDRLLAIAGEPVAARSLDGWRRLLRETGPGTVLAVRFFRDGGERDAEVTLADLVPQRSAPDMDAD, from the coding sequence ATGTCCCGCCCGAACCGCCCTGTCCCGCCCTGGATGGGCCTGCTGTTGCTCGGCCTGCTGGCGCTGCCGGCCGCCGCACGCGACCCGGCCACCGTGCCGGTCTGGCCCGACCGTGCCCGCGCGGCGCCAGGCATGTCGCCGCCACCGGACCTGCGCGTGCTGGCCAGCGAGGGCCGTCTGCTGGCCGGTGGCCTGGAGGGACGCTGGCAGGGCTGGGTGGACCTGGTCGACGGGCGCTCGCGTTCCGGCTACGTCCTGGGCCCGATCGAAGGGGGTGAGGGCTTCGACGGCGAAGTGCGCTGGTCGCGCAGCGGCGAGCAGGTGACCGCGGTCGACAGCGCCGAGGCGCGCGCCCGCGCCCGCAGCGACGCCTGGCTGGCGCGGCGCGGTTGGCTGACTGCCGATGGCGCCCGCTACGGCAGCGCGACGACGGTGGCCGAGGACGGCCAGGCCTGGACCCGCGTCGAGGCGGTTCCCGAGGAGGGCCAGCCCGTCGTGCTGTGGTTCGACGCCGACGGTCGCCCGGGCCGCATCGACCAGGGCGAGGGCCGCGACGCGCGACGCACGCAGTGGCTGGACTGGCGCGAGGTCGCCGGCCTGCAGGTGCCGTTCCACGTGGTCAGCACCGGCGACGATCCGCGCAGCCGCGCCGAACTGATCGTCGAGCGCGCGGCCCCGGCGCCGGCCGATACCGACCTGGACATGCCCGGGCAGCGCCCGGGGGACTTCCGCTTCGAAGGCGCCGAGGGCTGCAGCGAACTGGCTTTCGAGCTTCTCAACAACCACATCTACGTCGAGGCGGCGATCGACGACCGGCCAGTGCGCCTGCTGTTCGACACCGGTGGCGTCAACCTGCTGACGCCGCAGGCCGCCCGGCGCCTGGGTCTGGGCGTACAGGGGCAACTGGCCGGCCGCGGCGTCGGCGAGCAGACCGTCGATGTCGGCCTGGCGCGCGCCGGGAAACTTGCCCTGGGCGGTTTCGTGCTGGATGCGCCGATGTTCTACGTGATGGACCTGGGCGACCTGCCGGCCGTGGAGGGTCTGGAATTCGACGGCCTGGTCGGCTACGAGGTGTTCCACCGGGTCGGCGTGCGCATCGACTACGGCGCGCGTCGCCTGCTGCTGGTGGATTCCGCCCGGCAGGCGCCGCTGCCTGATGCGGTGGCGGTGCCGTTCGCGCTGGAAGAGCGCATCCCCGTCGTCCAGGGCAGCATCGACGGCCGGCCGGCGACGCTGTCGATCGACACCGGCTCGCGTTCTGCGCTTAGCGTCCACGCGCCGTTCGTGCGCGAGCATGGACTGATCGAAGCTTATGGCGCGCGCTTCGAGACGGTCACCGGCTGGGGTGTCGGCGGGCCCTCGCAGGGCTGGCCGGTACGGGTCGGCGAGGTGCGTCTGGGCACGGTCGCGGTGCCCGACCTGGCCGCCGACCTGATCACCCGCGAGACCGGCGCCCTGGCCAACGCGGCGATCTCGGCCAACGTCGGCAGCGGCCTGCTGCGCCGCTTCGTGGTCGAGTTCGACTACCCGAACCGGCGCATGTACCTGTCGCCCGGCAGCGAGCACGGCCTGCGCGAGCGCCACGACCGCGCCGGCGCCTGGCTGATGCGCGACGGCGACGCGCTGCGGATCGCCGCGCTGGCGCCGGACGGCCCGATGCAGCGGGCCGGCCTGGCGGTCGACGACCGGCTGCTGGCGATCGCCGGCGAGCCGGTGGCGGCGCGCAGCCTGGACGGCTGGCGGCGCTTGCTGCGCGAAACCGGACCCGGCACCGTGCTGGCCGTGCGCTTCTTTCGCGACGGTGGCGAGCGGGACGCCGAGGTAACCCTGGCCGACCTGGTGCCGCAGCGGTCCGCGCCGGACATGGACGCGGACTGA